In the genome of Abditibacteriota bacterium, the window CGGCGCCGGCCACGAAAAATGGGTGAAGGAGCACTTTACCCCCAAAGCCCTGGAAGCGAGAAACGCTTATCTGAAGGGCGAAGGCAGCGAACGCACCCGGCTGGGGCGGAAGCTGGACGCAAAGGCTGCGAGGCTGATGGGCGTGCCGGTGGAGCCCGAAAACCTGCTGGAGATAGACAGAGACACCGGAAAATACAAGATCATCAGGACCATAGAGACCGGCGACACTCCCGACACCTACAAGTTTGATACAGAGGTGCTGGAAGAGGGGACCCTGAAAAAGAAGGACTGAGCGGGCCAGAGCCCGGGCCGCGGACCAGCCGCACGGGGGAGGCAGTCAATAAGGCTTTTGTTCTGCCGCGAATGGCTTGATAAAATATGCGCTTCGGCAGGCCTTGCCTGCCGCAGCGCATTTTCATCGCGCCGGACCCGCCGCCGGAGGATGGCCGTGTTATCCCAGCGGTCTGACCGGTATGCCGCGCTCCGCGGCGTATTCTATGGCGGCGGGGGCGTCGGTGACGAAAGTCAGAGCCCCGCACTCCACAAAGGCGCCGTCTTCTATACAGGTCACGGAGCCGGGGATGACGGCCTCTTTCAGAGCCTCGCAGCCCGAAAAGGCAAAGTCTTCTATGGTGGTCACTCCGTCGGGAATGGATATCCCGGTGAGGGAGCCGCACCCGCGAAAAGCCGAGCCTTCTATCGCGGTCAATCCCCGGGGCAGGGCTATCTTCCGGAGTGACCGGCAGCCCTCAAAGGCGGAGGCTTCTATGGATGTCACACTGTCGGGAACGGACGCCTCTGCGAGGCTCTCGCAGCCCTCAAAGGCGAAGGCTTCTATGGCGGTCACGCCTTCGGGGATGACGATCTCCGTGAGGGACCTGCAGCCCGAAAAGGCGTCGAAGCCTATGGTCCTCACAGTCGGCGGAATGGTCACTTTTTCCGGGCAGACGCCGCTGTAATACGCCAGCTCGTCATCTTCGATACACAGCGAAAACGGGACGCCCGGGACGTCGGCAAAAGTGTGATGACCCATGGTTATTCCGTCGGGAATGCGTATGTCGGTGAGAGCGCTGCACCCGCGAAAGGCGCGGTTGTCTATTTCGGCTGCGCCGCCGCAGATGTCGATCCTTTTCAGAGACCTGCAGCCCGAAAAGGCGTCGGCTCCTATCAGTTCCACAGAGCCCGGTATGGTGATCCGGGCCAGAGATGCGCACTCCTCAAAGGCGCTCTCTCCTATGGACTTCACCCCGTCGCACAGGATGAGCTCCTCCAGGGTCTTGCAGCCGGCAAAGGCGCCGTCTCCAATTTTCGTCACGATCGATGACACCATGAGCTGCTCCGGACAGACGCCGTTGTAGGACATCAGCACGCCTTGTTCGATGCACAGGGAAAAAGGTATGCCCGGCGCGTCGGCAAAAGCGCCGGCGCCGATCTTTGTGTCGTCGGGCAGAGAGACGTCCTCCAGTGACTCGCAGCCGGCAAAAGCGCCGTCTCCTATTACGGGCTCGCTGAATACGTCAAGGAAGAACTGTGACAGGGAGCTGCAGCCGGCAAAGGCGTTTTGTCCTATGCTCGTAACCGTGTCGAGGCAGAAGGTGCCTGCGAGGGAGCTGCAGCCGGCAAAGGCCCGGTCTCCTATTTTCGTCACTCCGTCCGGCATGGTGACCCAGGCCAGAGAGCTGCAGTCCTCAAAGGCGCTGTCGCTTATTTCGGTCACGCCCTCGGGTATGTCGATCTCTCTCAGGGACTCGCAGCGCTCAAAGGCTCCGATGCCGATTTTTTTCACGGCGCCCGGGAGGGAGACCGTGTCCAGAGAGACGCAGCCCTCAAAAGCGGCGCAGCCTATCGCGGTCACGCCTTCGGGGATGATAACAGACTCAAGTGACTCGCAACGCTTAAAGGCGCTGCTGCCGATCGTGGTCACGCCTTCGGGTATGACGATCTCTTTCAGGGAACAGCACCCGCAAAAGGCGCCGTCTCTGATCGCTGTCACGCCTTCGGGGATGATAACAGACTCAAGTGACTCGCACCACTTAAAGGCGCTGCTGCCTATCGTGGTCACGCCTTCTGGTATGACGATCTCTCTCAGGGAACTGCACCCGCAAAAGGCGCCGTCTCCTATTTCGGTCACGCTGTCGGGGATGATAACAGACTCAAGTGACTCGCACCACTTAAAGGCGCTGCTGCCTATCGTGGTCACACCTTCGGGTATGACGATCTCTCTCAGGGACTTATGCCCCTCAAAGGCGCCGTCGCCTATGACGGTGATGTCTGAGGGGATCGCGGGGCAGCAGGGATCTCCGGCGCAGCCGGATAAGACCTTGATGGTCCTGATGTCGTATTCGTTGTCACGGATGCTCATGGCAGAATATTCTCCTTTATAAAATTGAGCCGTTGTCTGATTCGGCCACTACTATTATATACCATATAAAAACAAATCGCAACACTGTTTCGGGGCTTGCGCGCAATAATTTTCGTTATTTTTTCTGGCCGGTCCCTTCTGCGGTCCCGTCCCCTTTGTCCCGTTGGTCCTGTCAGGTGCCGGGGCCGGCATTTCTTTCGAAGGGGATCTCTTACCCTCCGTGTCCGGTGACACGGACGGCGAGATGACGAAGAGAGCTGGCGTTGTTCCCCGCTTGTACGGCCCCCCATCTCTGACCCCAAAAATCTGCGTTTTTTCGGAGACCCCGATATTTTGCCTGGATGACGCGGGGCTGCTTCTTTCTTCCGAAGGAGATATCTTACCGGCGACGGTGCAAGCGCCATCGCCGCCGATATGACGTTAAATGCAAGCACAATGACGCACCGGCGCAAAAAGCAGGTCTGCCAAGCGGCAGACCTGCTTATACATTCGGCGCCATGTCCGTCGAGCGTCCGGCGCGCCGGGCATTACCCCGTCAGTTCTTCTTGAAATAATAGACCAGCATGTCGGCGGACTTCAGCTCGGGTGTGGTTACCTTGAACTCCCCGGGGGCGATGGTCTGGGTGTCGATGAGATGCAGTGTCTCGTCATAGACCTCCATGGTGTAGGAGGCGGCTTCTCCGATCCAGGGGACCAGGTCGTAGTAAAGCTCCAATACTCTGGCATCGTCCCTGTTGTTCATGACAGGCATCACCACCGAATCGTCGTATATGTAGGCTCCCATGCTCACCCAGCTGGAGGCCCGGGTCTGCAGGCAGTCGGAGATAAAGGTGCCTTCGGTGAAATAAGGCATCCATTTTTCCTTGATGGCCTTGCAGTGCTTCAGGGCTGCGCCCAGGTCGGGATGGTTTTTTATCCAGTCATTGCCGTTGAAGCCCGTGGCGTAGATGTCGCCGGTGGGGTGCTCCAGCTTGCGGGGCATGGCGTTCACCAGATTGTTCACTATAAAGGTGTTTTTGGCCTTTTTGGCGTCGCCGGAGTTGTTCACGTTGATGCGGGGATACTTGAACACGCTGTTGAAGGCGTCGTAGCCGTTGTGGCCGCCCCAGTCCCAGGTGTAGTCCAGCAGATCCACGTCCAGCTCCATGCTCCACAGCTCTTCTCCGGAGAAAGAGCTGTCGGGGTCCACGGACTTGCTGCGGTCGATGAGGCGCGCAGCCAGATCAAACAGCTGCTTTTCGGGATTGTCGTTCCAGAACTGGTCCCAGCTCACGTTGGCCAGACCCGCGTCTATATATTTGGACAGGTCCTCATACACGCTTTCCTTCCAGGCGGCGCTGGCGGGGCCTACGTAAAGGGCTTCGCCCCTGTGGCTGTAGGAGGGCTGGAACTGGGGGATGGTCTCCTGTCCCTGGGTCCAGTTGTCCGGATTGCCGGTGGCGTTCCACTTTTTGGCCGACTCGGGATTCTGCAGCAGCACGCTGACGAAGGGGGTGAAGTAGCAGCCGTATTTCTCGTAGCAGTCCTTCAGGGCAAACATCTCCTGCTCGGTGCCCACCTGCCTGTTGATCCTCAGGGGGGTCTCAAACCAGTTTTCGGTCCAGCTCCAGGCGTTGATCTCCGTCAGGCCGTATTCGGCGGACTCCTTGGCCAGGGCGCGCATATCCTTCATGCGCCAC includes:
- a CDS encoding leucine-rich repeat domain-containing protein is translated as MSIRDNEYDIRTIKVLSGCAGDPCCPAIPSDITVIGDGAFEGHKSLREIVIPEGVTTIGSSAFKWCESLESVIIPDSVTEIGDGAFCGCSSLREIVIPEGVTTIGSSAFKWCESLESVIIPEGVTAIRDGAFCGCCSLKEIVIPEGVTTIGSSAFKRCESLESVIIPEGVTAIGCAAFEGCVSLDTVSLPGAVKKIGIGAFERCESLREIDIPEGVTEISDSAFEDCSSLAWVTMPDGVTKIGDRAFAGCSSLAGTFCLDTVTSIGQNAFAGCSSLSQFFLDVFSEPVIGDGAFAGCESLEDVSLPDDTKIGAGAFADAPGIPFSLCIEQGVLMSYNGVCPEQLMVSSIVTKIGDGAFAGCKTLEELILCDGVKSIGESAFEECASLARITIPGSVELIGADAFSGCRSLKRIDICGGAAEIDNRAFRGCSALTDIRIPDGITMGHHTFADVPGVPFSLCIEDDELAYYSGVCPEKVTIPPTVRTIGFDAFSGCRSLTEIVIPEGVTAIEAFAFEGCESLAEASVPDSVTSIEASAFEGCRSLRKIALPRGLTAIEGSAFRGCGSLTGISIPDGVTTIEDFAFSGCEALKEAVIPGSVTCIEDGAFVECGALTFVTDAPAAIEYAAERGIPVRPLG